The Brassica napus cultivar Da-Ae chromosome C7, Da-Ae, whole genome shotgun sequence genomic interval CTTTGAAACATAGGAATGATTCTTTTGACATTAAAGAAACTATGAATGTACATTGTGGGTAAGTATCTTTGTGGTCTTTTTTAATTCCCCTCGTCTGTTTTTATAATCTCATCTTGGTATTTTTTTTCCATCAGGTTTGTCAAAGGGCCACAACCTGGTCGAAATACAGGTTTTGACATGAATGAGGCTGATCTTCTTGAAATGAAGCAGTGCCGTGGGGTAGTTGTTGCTTCAGCTGTATTTGGTAGTGCTTCACGTGATACTTatcttattttgtaaataatcgTTCTAGTCGTGCTGCCAATTTTTATGTGTTTCTGATGAAGATTCTTTCTCTTTTCAGATGCTTTTGATGATGTAAAAGCCCCACAAAATATCAGTAAATACTCGGAGGAAACAGTTTGCTTCTACATGTTTGTTGATGAAGAAACTGAATCAATTTTGAAGAGAGAACGAGGCCTTAACGACACCAAGAAAGTAGGGATATGGAGAGTTGTTGTTGTTCATAATCTCCCTTATTCCGATGGAAGGCGCAATGGAAAGGTAGATGCACCTCTCTTCTCTTTCCTATGACGAAATTATGCATTCAGTTAGCGAAATTAAAACATGAGTTTAGTGACATGCTGGATATTCCCCCTTTTGTTTACAATCTTTCACCAAATGTATTGTATTCACTCTGCTGTAGCAGCAGCCTTCTTGCTTTACTAGGCTTGAAGTGGTTTACTAGAAAAAGGAAACATTATAAAGTCCCCTTATATGCTGATACCTCGTTGTTCTCTTTGTAGGTGCCAAAGCTTCTTGTTCATAGGATGTTTCCAAATGCTCGCTATTCTTTATGGATTGACGGAAAACTTGAGCTTGTCGTCGATCCATATCAAATTCTTGAAAGGTAAAGCCTATCATAGTTAGTCTTTTAAGATTAATCTCAGGATATCTCTAGTGATTTGCTGTATTTAGTGTTCCCATAGTGGGACCACTTGAATTGTGGTTGGCTATGCTGCTTCCTGCAGTTACTGACTAATAAACATTCCTCTAGTCATATTAGTCAAAGCTTATGGTAAGAATCTGCTAGATACACCTCTATCTCAGATAAGTTGTCTTGAAGCAGCTAGCTCTTTGTGCTTAATGTTCCAGTAACTTAAAAATGTTCAACTGTTTCAAATAAGTTCATGCTTTTATTTAAAGACCTTAGGCTTGGTGGACCGCAGCAATATGAATGACCTCTCTTTTCATCAGGTTCTTATGGAGGAAAAATGCTACGTTTGCGATCTCAAAACATTATAGAAGATTTGATGTCTTTGTGGAGGCTGAGGCAAATAAAGCTGCTGGTAAATATGATAATGCCTCCATCGACTTTCAAGTGGATTTCTACAAGAATGAAGGGCTAACCCCTTATTCTGTTGCTAAGTTCCCAATCACAAGCGGTATGTCTCTTTTGCCTCGCTCTTTCCAAAATCCATTTTACAGGATCAAACCGATGTTTTATACACAAACTATATTGTCCCGCTTATGCAGACGTTCCGGAGGGCTGTGTCATATTAAGAGAGCATGTTCCCATTAGCAACCTATTCACTTGTCTTTGGTTCAACGAAGTAGACCGATTCACTTCTAGAGATCAAATCAGTTTCTCAACAGTAAGAGACAAGATTGCTGCAAAAACAAACTGGACAGTAAGCATGTTCCTTGACTGCGAGAGACGCAATTTTGTAATTCAGGTGAGTTTCTTCTTTTCATGTTGACTTAGCCTAAGCAAAAAATAGTAAAGAGAACCCTGACTTTATCAAACAATCTAATGCAGAGATATCATCGAGCAGAACAAGAGAGATTCGCAAGGCAAAAGCCTCCAGTGCCTAGTTTTTCTCCCCCACCGCCGTCACTGCCTACACCAGTTTTAATCAGCAGCGATTTACCTAGAAAAGTCTCGAGTGGAAGAGCGGGTAGGACATCGCCGCCTAGGAGGCGGGGAAGAGACAGACGGTCCGGTGCAAGGGGTCACAGGAAAGCTAATTTGCCTGTAAGATTACCAGATTCAGCTTAAGACTGAAAGAGTCAGTCCCTTGCACAGAGGTTGGTTATTCTATATGGTCACTCTCATCACCAATTACACGTTCAAAATTTACCACACACAGTatgttcttttttgttttgttttgttttgtttctctaTTGATTCTTAAGgattcaaaatcattttttaatgtatatatatacacagacTTTggctgaaactataaaaaaagtGGAACGTAATGATCTTCTACCAGACGAATATTTCAGAGAATATTGAACAGCCAGTTTTTACACGTTGAATTGATGGATTTTGAAAGAGTAATTTTTTCACTACGAGATGGAACTTGTAGGTCTTTAAGAGTATTTAAAGGGAGTCTTAGACCATAATTAACGGAGTGTCTTAAGTGgggtttttagttttattaagttttaaaaaaaaagaaaattaacattAATGTGAAGAAGCGCTTTTTATTAGGGGCCATTAAGAGTCGGGTCTTGTGGACACGTGCCCTTTTGCGcgttcttctctttctttctcgaGAAAGAATCAGATGTCGTCtcgtctctctccctctcttccACGACGCCTTGTCTCTCGAGCTTTCCTTGGCGACTCTGCATGTGTTTCGATCGGATGGCTCTCCTCGGCGTCTCCGTCGGTGGACTCTTCGTCACTCTTGCTCTCCTCCACGGGTCTGCGTCTCTCTATCTCTCCTCGACGACTCTGCTTCTCCGCTTTTGATATCTCGGTGGCGATCCTCGACGGCTCATCGACGACTCTGCATGTGTGGTTTTGATCTCTCGGTGGCTCTCCTCGACGGCTCCGCGTCTCTCTAGCTCTCCTCGACGGCTCCGCGTCTCTCTAGCTCTCCTCGACGACTCCGCCTCGGCGCGTTTAATCTCGCGGTGGCTCTCCTCGACGACTCCGCCTCTGCGCTTTTGATCTCGCGGTGGCTCTGATCGACGGCTCCTCGACGACTCCACCTCAAGTGCCTTTTGATCTCGCGGTGGCTCTCCTCGACGGTTCGTCGACGAAGAAAAGCAGAGACGTCTCTCTCCGTGGCTCTCCTCGGCGGAATCAAAACGGCGAGTGTTGATGATTCGGCGGAATCAAAGGTAAAGCTATGTCTCATGATTCTGTGTCAtgtgtttgtttatgtctcatgTTTAATATCGATTCTGTTTTTTCCTTTGTGCGTTGAGATGTAGGGATCAGGAGACATGCTTGGAAGGTCTAAGCAGAGGACTACACCTAGCGAGAAGTTCCAATTGCAAAACAGGTAAACCGTATATCTTTGATCTGTTAGATAGACTGAAAGTGTTGAAATGTGATTGTGATTGGATTGTGTTCTGAAATGAATAGATTGTGATTATGTTCTGAAATTACATAGATTGTGATTCTTGTGTGTATTGAATTCGATTGTGTCCTGGAATGAATAGATGGAAGTTCTTGTGTGAATTGAAGTTGGTTACTTCTGTGTATTGATTCTTATGTGAATAGATTGTGATTCTTGTGTGATTTCGTTTGGGTTGTGAAATGAATTGAATGTGGTCCTGGTGTGAATTGAAGACACGGTAATTAATGAATTGGTTAGTGTTAGATTGAAGTTAAGATAGGTAATAAATAGTTGAAAAATGTTTGATAGAAGTCGATGTGTTAGCTAGATGTCAACTCCAATTGGTTGAGTGTTGTGAATGCCTTGATCAATGCTCCTTTCATTCTTCTCTTCTATAAAACACATTCTTCTTGTATTAACTCTATCAAAAACacattcttcttctcttccttctaTCAAAAACCgagttcttttctttctctcttgacaCATTCGGATATGGATTCCAATTCATATACTCCGACATCAAACTTTGTTGACCTTCTTCAAAGCCAGCAGAAACACACTGTCTTTGGTTATGTTCAAGACAGTGTCGAGCCATGTTCCTCACAAGTCCCTCTATTTTTCACTCAACCCACGAAAGTTTCAATTCCAAGTCAAGACACTCCTGCAGAGCGTATTCAAAGGAGGAAGTGGACGCCTATTGATGATGTTGTCCTCATCAGCGCCTGGTTAAACACAAGTAAAGACCCTGTTGTTGGGAATGAGCAAAGAGCTGGTGCTTTCTGGAAAAGAATAGCTGCCTACTTTGCGGCAAGTCTCAAGGTGGCAGCTTGTGAACAGAGAGAGGCTAGTCATTGTAAGCAAAGATGGCAGAAGATCAACGACCTTGTCAACAAGTTTTGTGGGTCGTATGAAGCTGCAAGTAGAGAGAAACTACTACTCGGTCATGTCTGGAAAATTTTGTggaagaaataatatatttattcggcgatgagtacctaagaagaccaacaccggctgatcttcaaAGGCTACTTGATATTGGAGAGCATCGTGGGTTTCTctggatgataggaagcatcgactgtatgcattgggagtggaagaattgtcctaCCGCATGGAAAGGTCAATATTCACATGGTTCGGGAAAATccacaatcgttttagaggcggttgcttcgtatgatctatggatgtggcatgcgttttttggacctccaggtaccttaaatgatatcaatgttcttgatcgctcacttgtttttgatgatataataaatggtcaagctccgcaagtcactttttctgtcaatggaagagagtatcatttggcttactatctcactgatggtatttatccgaaatgggcaacttttatccaatctattccaatacCACAAGGGCCGAAAGCGGCTTTATTTGCTCAgcatcaagaagctgtccgaaaagatgtcgagcgtgcttttggagtcttacAAGCTCGCTTTGCCATCGTTAAAAATCCAtcacttttttgggataaattcaaaattgagaagattatgagagcatgtatcatactccataatatgatagtagaagacgaacgagattgATACACTCAATATGATGTTTTAGAGTTCCAACAAGGGGAAGAcaacggaagttcacatgtggatcttacgtattctacagatatcccgacaaatatcgccaatatgatgggtgttcgaactagaattcgtgatagacaaattcatcaacaactgaaagctgatttggttgaacatctCTGGCGTAAATTTGGTcgtgatgaagacaacaactgagcgcaaatgtttcttttaaattattctcattttttttcactaatctttgttttaatgtttttttaatctatgtttaaaattttatcttttaatatgttttatttaataaataaattttatgtttcattaaattttctttaataatttttattttaagaacctACCATTGGagctaggggtgggcgttcgggtacccgttcgggttcggatcgggtatttcggtatagaggtgtagaacccgtttgGGTATTTTTGAACTTTGGGTCAGGTTCGGGTattttagttcggattcagttatttcggatcgggttcggatatttagattttgaaaaaaaatattaaatttttcatttttcaaatttcttgtatttaaaaatataactttcacttaactaattttttttatttttaatagattgaatggttaatagatttggacataacattttaaaactaaaaatacattaatttggttattgtttttaaattttggatgtaactttttgttaatccTTGagataaaaagtttgacatgcattttaagtgagtagcaaatcattttctcgtttttttggcaaaatttaaaagaaagatTTACACTATGAGTCACTTTTCTAGTTTTTTATTACAATGTAGGTAACTTTGTTCTCCTAACACGCTTTTTCTGACCAAGCCCTGTATTCACTAACTTGGTTTGTTTCTAGTTGATTTTAGGCGAGATGTTACCACAACCATTGATCTATTACTGTGATCCAATGGTTCAGATTTAACCCACTCTTTTTCAtagatttcttttcttttttcttcaaatatttatcaaatctttTCTGCAGTGAAAACCTTCGGCCCTCTTGCGTCAAAAACCTTCTTCtacctctctcctctctcctctctcctctctcctctctcatATCTTACATTCTAGATATCAAATTGAGAAAGTTTTAACCTGTGTGTGAGAGAGCTTAATTGCAGAGAATAATTTCGAGCTTGCATAAATCTAAAATTGGAAACGAAATCGCTGATAACCGGGGAATCTCGTCGTCTCCAGTGAAAACCATTCCCCATGTGTTTCTAACAGATGCGAGGAGAAGATGAAGGTGAGAATAATCTCGTCAGATAGCTTCACTGTCTTGGGTCGGTTCGCTCCCAGTTCATTCCCGGTGCGAGTTGAGACGGCAAAGCTCAGAGAAGACATATGATGGTGAATTTGGTGAGGAACCTGTAAGAGAAATTTGTTCATGACTCTCATGATGATGAGACcaataaattattattgttaCAATAATTGCAGACTCATTTCAATCTGTGTTAGGATGCAATGTTTAGATTTGCTTGAATCTTCTCTCCTTGTGTTCTCCACCAAAGAGTACTAAATGCAGCAGCAAGTCTTTTTCTCGGGAATTTTCAAGAACAACACTTTCTGGATCAGAAGCatttgcttttttgtttggcTCTGTTGAAAATTGTGACTTGTTAGATGAGTGTGTGGTTCGGAAACTTAGTCAAAAGGAATTTGGTAAGAAGTTAGTTACGGGACTACATCTGTTGTTATTGTAGCTGATAAGTTGCTAAAGTttatatttggttttgtttttctagAATTGTTAAGATATTGTCACTTGGTAACTGCTTGATGATTAATAGTCTTATTCATGTGTTTGCAGAGACCAAATGATTTGGTCAGGAACAAAATACATCTTCACTTACCATATTGGGATTTGTTGGGCTCTCCCTCATGTCCTGACTAATCATGGTATCGTTTTTGAGCCAGAAGGAAACTGTGGTTATGGCTCCTCTTCCTCTAGCAACTCCCACGACAGGAAGAATATTGTGTCTAAGCTGTTACCTCTGTAAGCTAAGAGAGATACATAAACTGGACATTGGTGCTTTACTTGGGATGAATTTCTCTTCTCCTGCAGCTCAAGAATATTGGATTTTACTGTTAATTATTGTACATGTATACTGCAGCACAACTTTATCGTGTGAACAATACAATAAGGATGTCATcagattttataatttttcggTTTCTGTAGAATTTGTCCTAATTGACAGAGTGAGGTATCTCTGATATGAAACCTGAACACAATGAATTTATTATTGGACTTTCTCTAAAAACTCACCATGCGGACATTACAAAGGTGTACATGAACAAGGGTATCCACAAGGACATTCATATTGTGTATATGGACACTacttttttttgagcaaccatTATGGAcactaaaaaatagaaaatttaaagtatCCATGTGGACATTACAAAAGGTGTACAAGAACCAAGTTATCCACATAGACGCTTATATTGTGTACACCAACCATATTTAAACATGAAAAAACCAATTCACTTAGACCAGCCATACACTCacgttataaaatatttaaaaatatctttatgGGAACCAAATAATCAATAATGctacaaattaattaataatttattaaataaggtTGGTTATCAGAAAGAGTACATTGAGTTCATTGTTTCCTGGGTTTTTTATGGATTGTTTTTGGATGGTCTTGTTATGAGGATAGAGATGGTTGTTTGTTCATGGACAGGAGGCAGAAGTCTTCATTTCTTtgaattacaaaattatattcatGTTGATTTAATGGTACGAGAAAGCACTAAGAGCCACTGCGATTTGAGGTTGCTCAATAGTTACAAAAGGCCTTTATGGTTGGTACGTTGACTtttaaatttgagaaatgaCACTATTTAAAAGTTGTTTGCCTCGTAGCTAAAGAATACGTTAGGTATAACATTTTGTATTTAATATGACATAGTTGTGATTTTTCAATCAAGAAGCTGATATGTCTTTTTATCAATGAAAA includes:
- the BNAC07G10610D gene encoding probable hexosyltransferase MUCI70, translating into MTGLGVRSSSYGSLDKTGLNGVVLPIQTATTTIRTKPSKMHKEREGVVHWICKFAGRKKVGMLLLFLISAVVFLRVLFVGKGEDGQEVQVPPSLHFNGSSVVNHSSMFNEEQNINIRNISFNVVFSPPPPPPPMHFLGYTLPQGHPCHTFTLPPPPADRKRTGPRPCPVCYLPVEEAIALMPSAPSFSPVLKNLTYIYEEPLNRDTEFGGSDFGGYPTLKHRNDSFDIKETMNVHCGFVKGPQPGRNTGFDMNEADLLEMKQCRGVVVASAVFDAFDDVKAPQNISKYSEETVCFYMFVDEETESILKRERGLNDTKKVGIWRVVVVHNLPYSDGRRNGKVPKLLVHRMFPNARYSLWIDGKLELVVDPYQILERFLWRKNATFAISKHYRRFDVFVEAEANKAAGKYDNASIDFQVDFYKNEGLTPYSVAKFPITSDVPEGCVILREHVPISNLFTCLWFNEVDRFTSRDQISFSTVRDKIAAKTNWTVSMFLDCERRNFVIQRYHRAEQERFARQKPPVPSFSPPPPSLPTPVLISSDLPRKVSSGRAGRTSPPRRRGRDRRSGARGHRKANLPVRLPDSA
- the LOC125590490 gene encoding glutathione S-transferase T3-like, whose amino-acid sequence is MDSNSYTPTSNFVDLLQSQQKHTVFGYVQDSVEPCSSQVPLFFTQPTKVSIPSQDTPAERIQRRKWTPIDDVVLISAWLNTSKDPVVGNEQRAGAFWKRIAAYFAASLKVAACEQREASHCKQRWQKINDLVNKFCGSYEAASREKLLLGHVWKILWKK